CTTCCCGAGGCGGAGCACGGTTCGGTTCGCGAGGTCGACCTCGTCGACGCACACGCCGAGGCCTGTATCGAGGTCGTCCGCTCGGTTGCTGGGGATATCGACCCCGAAGCCGCACTCGAGGGTCTGCCCATCGCCTACGACGCGATGCACGGCAGCGGCCGGGGGACGACCGACGCCCTCCTCGAGCGCGTCGGGGTGAACGTCGAGCGCCTCCGGTGCACTCGTGACCCCGAGTTCGGCGGGGGGTCGCCCGAACCCGCGGCGGAGAACCTCGAGGAACTGGTCGAGGCGGTCACCGAAGGGGGCGCGGCGCTCGGGATCGCCAACGACGGCGACGCCGACCGGATTGCGGTCGTCACGCCCGACCGTGGCCTCCTCGACGAGAACCTCTTCTTCGCCGCGCTCTACGATTTCCTGCTCGAGTCGAACGACGGGCCGGCGATTCGGACGGTGTCGACGACCTTCCTGATCGACCGTATCGCCGAGGCCCACGGCGAGTCGGTCCACGAGGTGCCCGTCGGCTTCAAGTGGGTCGCCGAGGCGATGGCCGATCACGACGCCCTCGTCGGCGGCGAGGAGTCGGGCGGATTCACCGTCCGCGGTCACGTCCGCGAGAAAGACGGTGTTCTGATGGCCCTGCTCGCGGCCATTATGCACGCCGCGGAACCGATCGACGACCGGGTCCACCGCCTGCTCGAGACCCACGGTGAAATCGCCCAGGGGAAGATCAGCGTCGCCTGTCCCGACGACGAGAAGGCTGCCGTTCTGGCGGCGCTCGAGGACGAAATCCCCGACGCGGTCGCGGGGACGCCGGTCGCGACCGTCAACGCGGCCGACGGGTTCAAACTGACCCTCGAGGACGGCTCCTGGATGCTCGTCCGCCCGAGCGGGACCGAACCCGTCCTGCGTGTCTACGCCGAAGCCGAGCGCAACGAGCGTGTCCAGGAACTGCTCGAGGCGGGCGAGGAATTGCTCGACCCGCTCGTCTGACGGCGGGGCGCGAACGCCCTCTCTTCCGCGGTAACTGTTCTCTTCCTCCGGTAAGCGACCCCTTACGACGCGATTCGGGGCCAAGGTTTTTGCGATCGGTCGTGGCCCGTAGCCTATGGCCGATACGACGAGCTACAAGGACGAGATCACGAGAGAGGAAGCGGCGGACCTGCTCCAGGAACTCGCCCGCGAAATTCGAAGCGGTGGCGACGCCAACATCACCGTCGGGAACAAGGTGGTAACGCTCTCGCCGGATGCCCAGGTAACCTACGACCTGGAGGTCGAGGAACGCTCCCCGATGCTCGGCGGCCGGCGAGAGGAGATCGACTTGACACTGACCTGGGGCGTGAAGAAGGAAACGGAGTGACCATCTCGAGCCCGGGGTTGCTCTCGCCGGGTCGGCGATTATCCCTCGAGAACCCGTTCGTCCACTATGGCCAAACGCGACACCGAGGACGCGGCCTACATGGAACTGACGCCCGATAGCTGGCACCAGCACGACGGCAGCTACGCGATCGACTGCCCGGAGTGTGGGTCGTTGGCGTCACTCTCGAACGTCATCGAGCACAACCGGTGTAACGGGTTCCTCGCTCGCCACTCCGAGGGCGAATCGGAGGGGACGGACTGTACGGCGAAGCTGTGGTTCGAACTAGGGTACTCCGAGAAACCGCCGTCCTCGGACGAGAGCGCGACCGAGTCGACCGCGACGACGACGGCGGAGGACGACGACGTCGAGGACAAACACGACAGTCCGGCGGGTACCGACGGAACGGTCGACGAGTCCCAGCGTGGGTGAGCGACGGGCTATCGTCGTCGGTCGGGGCCAGAGCCCGCCTCGAGTTGGCCGGATCGGCCGATCACCTCGAGTCAGCGCAAACGGTCGCTCCCCCTCGAGTTATCCGAAACGGTCGGCCTCTTCGGGCCAGACGGACCGCTCTCACTCGCCTCGAGCCAACCGCGACCCAATCTTTTCGGGGAGCCCCGCCTCGGCCACGGCCTGCTGGACGCGCTCGACGTCGTAGGCGACGCGACGCGTTTCTACCTCGAGGGCCTCGATGTCCAGGACGGCGTAGGCCGCCCGAGGGTCTTCGTCTCGAGGCTGACCGACGCTGCCCGGATTCACGACGACGCCCTCGGCGTACCGCTCGACGTGCTGAACGTGGGTGTGGCCGAGCACCAGCACCGACTCGTCCTCGAGCAGCCGCGGCGAGAAGTCCTGCGGGTAGGTGTACCGGTCGGGATCCGCGGGGTGACCGTGGACGATTTTCACCTGGCCGTCGAACGCGAGGCGCTCGTCGGGCAACGAGGCGAGCCACTCCCGCTGGGCGTCGGTCAGGCGCTCGCGAGCGAGTTCGACCCCCGCCGCAGCCATCGCGTTGAACCGAAACGTCGTCTCTCGAGCGACCGCCCGGTCGTGGTTCCCCATCACCGTCGGCACCTCGAGGTCCCGCAGCCGGTCGACGCACTCGGCCGGCCAGGGATTGTAGCCCACGACGTCACCCGCACAGACCAGCGCGTCGATGTCGGGGAGGTCCGCGAGGACAGCCTCGAGCGCGGGGAGGTTCCCGTGCACGTCAGAGCAAAGTCCGATCCGCATGGCTGTCACTACTGACGTGAGATACATGTATGTGCGGGCGGGCGAACGTCCCGGACGAAACCGACCACAACCGGCCACAACGGTTATGTCGCGGGTGTATGCGGCCAGAACAGTAATGAGCGGGGCCCGTGACCCTTCGCCTAACGTCGACTCGACGTCGCCACCATGGAACCGAGTATCCCCGAATCGATCGAGGCACCGTCGAACGTGCTCCTCGTTCACGAGACGAACCAGCCAGTAGACGCCTGCCACGACCTCTGTCAGTCGTGTTCGGAGGTCGCCGAGTTGCGCGTCTCGTTCGCCGGGGCACAGACGGACTGTCGGCCGACGGCCAGCGACGGTCCGGCAAAACTCGGCATCATCTCCGTGGGCGACGTCCTGCGAGCAGCCGAGGCTACCACGGGACCGGATTACTCCGCCCCGTTCGTCGTCGATGCGATCGACGACCCGACCGATCTGTCGGCCCTCGGCGTCACGATCAGCGAATTCTGCGAGCAGTGGGGCGAGCAGTACCACGTCCGGATATGCTTTCACTCCCTGGACATGCTCCTGCGTTACGCCCCGCCGAAGCAAGTGTTTCACTTCGCGTACGTCCTCACCAAACGACTCTCGAGTGTCGACGCGATCGCTCACTTCCACCTCGACCCGACGGCACACGAGGATCGCATCGTCGCGACGTTCGGCTCGATGTTCGACGAGGTGGTCGTCGACGAGAGCGTCCAGGACGATCTGCCGGAGGCGACCGACGAGGACGTCGCGGCATTGCTGTCGAACTGGGGCGAGGACGAGTACGAGACCTGGCCGACGATCGACCTGGCCGACATCGACGAAGCGACCGACGACGACGTCGCTCGCGTGCTCGAGAACTGATTTTCCTATCCGGTTCGTCGCTCGAAGCAACACTCGAGGGGCGACCACGCCGTCTCGAGGCGGCCTAGACGAACGCGACGCCGGTAATCGAGAGCAACACGATTAGCAGCGCTCCGGGGACCCCGCCGAGGGCGACGATCACGAGCACGATCGGGGTGATGGTAATCTCGAAGACGAACAGCCACTGTACGGCCAGGAGGACGAGCAACCCGGCGACCGCGTTGGCGAAGAGCGGCCGGACGGTGTCGATGAGTCGCGACGCGCCGAAGACGAACGCTAGGGCGACGACCAGGATCAGGATCTCGAGGCCGGTGACCATGTCGGCTGGCACACCGCCGGAGGTGAAAAGCACGTCCATTCACAAACGAAAGCCTTTACGCACCGCGCCCAGAAGTACGGACACGGGACCGTGGGTTAGCCTGGTATACTTCGGGCCTTGGGTGCCCGTGACCCCGGTTCAAATCCGGGCGGTCCCATGTTACTGCTGCGAGCAAATCCGCGAGTGGCATCACCCGGAATACGCTCGGATTTGAACCAGGGAGGAGCGCCGCTCCGACCGTGGTTCACAATCCGGGCGGTCCCACTTTTATCGTCGCGAGCAATCTCGCGAGCGACGACAACGTGAAGAGCACGGAGTTGAGACAGGCTGAGGACGTGCTCGCTTCGTTCGAAGAATCCCACCTGAAGTTCACAACTCGGCTGTTCGAGAATTTCAAACGTCCCTGCTACGTTACTCCGCCAGTTCGGCCTCGAGCGAGAGCCACCAGAGGTGCCACCGCCCCTCCACGTGCAGGTGCTCGAGTGTATCGTCCTGGACCATGGCCGACAGCAGTTCGTGCATCTCCTCGACCGGAACTGAGTACTGGCCGGCCAGGTACTGCGTGTTGACGACGGGTACGGGTGCGGCCCGGATCGCCTCGACGATTTCCTGTGGGGTGGCTTGGCCGTCGTCGCTGTCGCCGGAATCTGAACTCACGTCCGCCCGTGGTCGAGAATCAGTTTCGACTGGCATAGACGAACTACTCCCCCGGGCGTGTTGAACCCTTCATTCAGCCACCGCCGTGTCGTTTACAGCCTGCGTCGTCACGTTCCTGGACGAGTCACCTGGCGTGAACGTCATCGCGAGGGCGAGTAGGGATTATCAGTGCAACGGTGGTACGACGGGTGCCATGACGGCAGTCAAAGTCATCCGCGTGATGGGTACGTCAGAGGAGTCCTGGGAAGAAGCCGCTCGAGAAGCGTTCCGCGAGGCGAGCCAGACGGTCGACGACATCTCGGGAATCAACGTCGAACGGTGGACGGCCGACGTCGAGGACGGCGAAATCGTGGAGTACAAGGCGACGACGGAGATCGCGTTCCCGGTCGAGCACTCGTAGTCGCACTCGAGGGCTGCGTCGTCCGCCGAAGCCTCGAGACGGGACGGCCGGGTGGCAGCCAGACGAACCGAACGCCGACGAGAGCCGACCGGCCGCCGTGACGCGACACGTTTTTCTCGCCACCGGTCCGTCTTCGATTATATGTTCCGTTCTGGCGCGTTCGTCGCCGAGCACGTCTCGCCGGCGATCGACGAACAGGTACAGCCCAACGGCGTCGACCTCACCGTCGACGTCGTCTTCGACCAGCTCGAGCCGGGCCGGATAACCCGCGACGGCAAGGAGATCGGCGACCGGGTCGCCCGCCCGCTCGAGGAACTCGAGCGCAAGGACCCCGATAAGTACTACCTGCCGGTCGGTTCCTACATCGTGCGGTACGGCGAGCAGATTCGGATCCCGGAGGGACACGTCGGGTTCGTCTACCCGCGCTCGTCGCTCATGCGAAACTCGTGTATGCTCAACACGGCCGTCTGGGACGCGGGTTACGAGGGTCGCGGCGAGGGGCTCTTGCAGGTCCACCACGACGTCGAACTCGAGCGCGGGGCGCGGATCGCCCAGCTCGTCTTCGCGCAGGCCGATCACGACGAGACGTACGACGGGAGCTATCAGGGCGAACATCTCTGACGCTGGGCGTTCTCAGTGCCAGTCGCTGGATGTTCTCAATGCCAGTCGCTGGGTTCCCCTCCCCAACTCGCGAAGCAGATTCTACGCCCGCCGTTACCGTTTCCTGGTCGTCATTCCGAGCGCGTTTCTCGACATCGCCACCGGCCGACTCATCGCTCGAATCGCTTCGTCGGCGGCCGAGCGCACACGCCCCTGCGCCCGGTGGAGCGGCACCACGGCTCGTTTTCCGGCCTCGGCGGCGACGTCCCAGCTCACTCGCTCGACGAACTCACCGCGCGAGCGTGCCCACCGGCTGGGGTGTGCAAGGACGTACAGTCGAGGACAGGCACCCGACTCGAGCAGGTTGATGAGATCCTCGGTGGTGTCGATGCGGCCGGTAGTCGGATCGACGACGCCCCAGTGACGACCGGTATCCGAGACGTACGTCGGCTTCCGCGGGTTCGCGTCGTCCGTTTCGATGGAGCCGTAGGCGGTCCCGGCAAGACCGTACTGCTCGGGCGGGCGCGCTTCGTCCCACATGTCGGTGTTGAGGTGGGGTGAGAGGGGACTGCCGTGTGAACACGCCGTCGTCACGTCGATGTGGGCGCGAAACCGCTCGAGATTCCGCTCGAACGCCTCGTAGGCGGGTTCGCGGCTTCCTCCTGCCCGTGCGAGGTCCTCGTAGTGGTAGCCGACCTCGTGGCCGAGGCCGACGAGAGTGCGAGCGAACTCGGGACTGAACGTCGACGTACGGAGGTAGTAGGTCGCCTGGATGCCGTACTCGGACTCGAGGTGAGCCATCGAGCGCGCGATGCTCGGCCGCCGGTCGACGTCGTGGCGAACGATTGCGTACCGTTCGGGGACCGTCTCTGTCTCGAGAAACGACGCCACGGAGTACGTCTCGTACCCCTGTTCGTTCAGGGTCCCGAGCAGTCGTTCGTACGCATCGAACGTAAAGTCCCGAACGACGAACTGTCCGTCTCCAATGAGGCTCATGTACCGGCGATACTTCCTTCTCAGTGATAATTATCGACGCACTACTCTCACGCCGGGTGATCGTATGGTCTCCGTTCCGGACGAACCAGCGGGTTGACGGTGGTCGCCCTTTTTACGCGCCGACCCCTTCCGTCCGAGCATGATGGCCACGACGCACGTCTTCGTTGGACTCGCGCTCGTGGCCCCTGCGGCCGTCGCCGTTCCGGAACTCGCGACCCCGCTCGCCATCGGCGCAGTCGTCGGCGGCCTCCTCCCGGACGTCGACCTCGTGTTGACCCACCGAAAGACGTTTCACTTCCCCGTCTTCGGATTCCTCGCCGCCGGTTTGGCCGTTGGACTCGCGGCAGTCGCGCCTTCTGCGATTACGGCGGGTATCGCTGCCTGCGTCGTCAGCGCCTGGGTTCACGCTGCGACCGACGTCCTGGGCGGAGGCCCGGAGATGGATCCCTGGCGAAACCCGAGCGAGCGCGCCGTCTACGACCACGTTCGAGGGGCGTGGATTCGACCGCGACGGCTAATCCGGTACGACGGCGCACCGGAGGACGCTCTCCTCGCGACGGTGCTGGCCGTTCCCGCGCTCGTCGCCTTCTCGGGGTCGGTTCAGTGGCTGATCGTCGCCGGCGTCGGCGTCTCCCTGGCGTACGCGCTCTGCAGACGGCGGCTGGTCGAGTGGGTCCCGGACTGGATCGAGTGACTATAGCAGGCGTCGAACGTCAGTGCTACTCGGTCGCGACTGGACGGCCGGAACCAGGCGTTCCGGCCGGGAGCCTGCGACCGAGGGGTAAATCGGTTCAACGACTACTATGTCATCGGCGCCGACGAGTCGCAACGCTGATACGCTCGGTCGCCGACCGAGCGAACATGCTCGTGGACATCGCCTCCCGGATCGCCCACCTGCTGTTCGCCGCAATCTGGGCCGGGAGCGTCTTCTACGTCGCGTTCGTGGTGTTGCCGCTGGCTCGAGACGGCGCGTTCAACACGACGAAGCCCCTCGAGGGAATCACGACCCGACTCACGACGATATCGCGCGTGAGCGCAGTCGCACTCTTGCTCACTGGCGGGCACCTCGCCGGGATCGGCTACTCGTTCGACGGCGTCGGCAAACCGAGCCTGCTCTCCTCGCCGAACGGGCGACTCGTCGTGCTCATGGTCGTCTGCTGGCTGCTCCTCGCCGCGCTGGTCGAGATCGGTGCGAAGCGCCTCGAATCGGGGCTCAACGGTAAGAAGCTCCGCGAACCGGCTCAGCGTGCGCTTCCGCTGTTCCGAGCTGGAGCGGTCGTGGGACTGCTCTTGCTCGTCATCGGCGGCGTCATCACCTCGGGCGCTGTCTACGTCCTGTAGCACCATCTGACGCCGTCTATCCCCGATACGGCCTGTTCTAAAGATGTCAATCGAATGTATTCTTGCGAAAGATACTTAGTCGGTTACTGTTAGGTAGCTTCATAATGATTAGAGGTAAGGACGTGGCCGTGTCGCTTCTCTTCGTTGGCTCCGCGGCCGCCGCTGGCTATCTCCTTCGATCCGCCGGGAAACGCGACCCTGACGCCCGGTCGAAGGCCGACGTCGGAGCGCGAATCGTCGACGACGTTCCTCACAACGCAACCGTCGTCGACAGCTCGAGCCGCCGACTCCGTCGCTTGCCCGGTGCCTCGCGAGCGATTCGTCGCGCGGTCCGTAACGACGCCCGCGAGGAGTGGGAACACGTCACGCTCGAGCGCGACGGCTCCTGGGAGATCGTCGACGCGATTCGGCGCTCGCTCCCGTACTACGACGGTCGTACCGGTGAGTACAACGGCGTCTACGTCAAACACGGCGACACCGTGATCGTCCTGGACGCGATCGGCTGGGCGCGTATCCAGGGACAAGAACCTGTCCAGGAGCGGTGAGCTAGTTTTCGAAGCGTGCCTGAACGAACGGCTGGACGTCGTCGATGTCGGAGAGGCGAGAGTCCGAAATGAGGACTGCCTCGGTCTCCTCGAGCGGGACCGAGAGGCTGATCTCCTTCGTTCGGCCGTATCGCCCCTTCGAGACGACGACGGCGTTGACGATGCCGAGCATGTCGAGTTCGCTAATGAGGTCGGTGACCCGTCGCTGGGTCAGGATGTCGGCGTCGATCTCGTCGCATAGTCGCTTGTAGATGTTGAACACTTCGCCGGTGTTGATGCTGTGGACGCCGTTTTTCTCGAGTGAGATGATCGCGAAGAGGACGAGTTTACTCTGGGTCGGGAGGGTGCGGACGACCTCGACGACGCGGTCGAGTTCGATCTTGTCCTGGGCCTGGCGGACGTGTTCCTCGACGATGGTTTCGGCCTGGGAGCGCTCGGCGAGTTCGCCCGCGGTCCGGAGCAAGTCGAGCGCGCGTCGGGCGTCACCGTGTTCCTGGGCGGCGAAGGCCGCACAGAGCGGAATGACGTCCGTCGACAGGGAGTCTCCCTTGAACGCGACCTCCGACCGGTGCTGGAGGATGTCCCGGAGCTGGTTGGCGTCGTAGGGCGGGAAGACGATCTCTTCTTCCCCGAGACTGGACTTGACTCGGGGATCGAGGAAGTCCGTGAACTTCAGGTCGTTCGAGATGCCGATGATCGACACCCGCGAGTTGACGAGTTCGGAGTTCATCCGCGAGAGGTTGTAGAGCGTGTCGTCGCCCGACTTCTCGACCAGTTTGTCGATTTCGTCGAGCATGATGACGACGACGCGTTCGGAGTAGTCGACGGCGTCGAAGAAGACGCTGTAGACCCGGTCAGTCGGCCATCCGGTCATCGGTACCTCCTCGAACTCCTCGCGGTCGGCCTCGAGCGAGGCGATCTCCTCGTCTACGTCCGCGATGGAGTCGAACGACTCGTCCTGGAGGGCTGGCGACGCTTTGGCTTCCGTCTCGCTCGAGTTCTCGTTCGTCCAGTCGACGTTGTCCTCGTCCGTCCCGTCGACGCTGTCTTCGTCCGCTCCGTCGTCCTCGTCTGTGCCGTCGTTCGACTCCTCGAGCGCCTCTCGCATCGACTCGAGTGTTTCGATCCGGTCGTCGATTCGCGCCTCGTTCTCCTCGATGAACTTGTTGGCGAGCTGGGCGAGTACGCGGTACTGCGTGTCGGTGACCTCGCAGTTGATGTACTCGACGTCACACGGGACGCTGTACTTCTGGGAGGTGCTCTCGAGTTCCTTGCTGACGAACTTCGCGCTCGCGGTCTTGCCGGTCCCGGTCTTGCCGTAAATCAGGATGTTCGACGGCGTCTCCCCTCGAAGGGCCGCGACGAGGATCGTCGCCATCTTGTTGATCTGATCGCTTCGATGGGG
This region of Natronosalvus halobius genomic DNA includes:
- a CDS encoding phosphoglucomutase/phosphomannomutase family protein, yielding MDPETETDATVADDRAAISFGTDGWRATLEEFTAPRVRMVVQAIATTLREEGKTAPVVVGYDARETSRGFAEEVSRVLCANGFDVLVSDRDRPTPLCAHAVVDRNLSAAVVLTASHNPPSYNGIKFIPDDGAPALPPVMDAIADSLAVPDPLPEAEHGSVREVDLVDAHAEACIEVVRSVAGDIDPEAALEGLPIAYDAMHGSGRGTTDALLERVGVNVERLRCTRDPEFGGGSPEPAAENLEELVEAVTEGGAALGIANDGDADRIAVVTPDRGLLDENLFFAALYDFLLESNDGPAIRTVSTTFLIDRIAEAHGESVHEVPVGFKWVAEAMADHDALVGGEESGGFTVRGHVREKDGVLMALLAAIMHAAEPIDDRVHRLLETHGEIAQGKISVACPDDEKAAVLAALEDEIPDAVAGTPVATVNAADGFKLTLEDGSWMLVRPSGTEPVLRVYAEAERNERVQELLEAGEELLDPLV
- a CDS encoding amphi-Trp domain-containing protein, with amino-acid sequence MADTTSYKDEITREEAADLLQELAREIRSGGDANITVGNKVVTLSPDAQVTYDLEVEERSPMLGGRREEIDLTLTWGVKKETE
- a CDS encoding metallophosphoesterase family protein produces the protein MRIGLCSDVHGNLPALEAVLADLPDIDALVCAGDVVGYNPWPAECVDRLRDLEVPTVMGNHDRAVARETTFRFNAMAAAGVELARERLTDAQREWLASLPDERLAFDGQVKIVHGHPADPDRYTYPQDFSPRLLEDESVLVLGHTHVQHVERYAEGVVVNPGSVGQPRDEDPRAAYAVLDIEALEVETRRVAYDVERVQQAVAEAGLPEKIGSRLARGE
- a CDS encoding DUF7504 family protein — its product is MEPSIPESIEAPSNVLLVHETNQPVDACHDLCQSCSEVAELRVSFAGAQTDCRPTASDGPAKLGIISVGDVLRAAEATTGPDYSAPFVVDAIDDPTDLSALGVTISEFCEQWGEQYHVRICFHSLDMLLRYAPPKQVFHFAYVLTKRLSSVDAIAHFHLDPTAHEDRIVATFGSMFDEVVVDESVQDDLPEATDEDVAALLSNWGEDEYETWPTIDLADIDEATDDDVARVLEN
- a CDS encoding dodecin family protein, which gives rise to MTAVKVIRVMGTSEESWEEAAREAFREASQTVDDISGINVERWTADVEDGEIVEYKATTEIAFPVEHS
- a CDS encoding deoxyuridine 5'-triphosphate nucleotidohydrolase — translated: MFRSGAFVAEHVSPAIDEQVQPNGVDLTVDVVFDQLEPGRITRDGKEIGDRVARPLEELERKDPDKYYLPVGSYIVRYGEQIRIPEGHVGFVYPRSSLMRNSCMLNTAVWDAGYEGRGEGLLQVHHDVELERGARIAQLVFAQADHDETYDGSYQGEHL
- a CDS encoding metal-dependent hydrolase, translated to MATTHVFVGLALVAPAAVAVPELATPLAIGAVVGGLLPDVDLVLTHRKTFHFPVFGFLAAGLAVGLAAVAPSAITAGIAACVVSAWVHAATDVLGGGPEMDPWRNPSERAVYDHVRGAWIRPRRLIRYDGAPEDALLATVLAVPALVAFSGSVQWLIVAGVGVSLAYALCRRRLVEWVPDWIE
- a CDS encoding copper resistance protein CopD, with protein sequence MLVDIASRIAHLLFAAIWAGSVFYVAFVVLPLARDGAFNTTKPLEGITTRLTTISRVSAVALLLTGGHLAGIGYSFDGVGKPSLLSSPNGRLVVLMVVCWLLLAALVEIGAKRLESGLNGKKLREPAQRALPLFRAGAVVGLLLLVIGGVITSGAVYVL
- a CDS encoding Cdc6/Cdc18 family protein yields the protein MSDEKPDTTDSSRSGDRELPAGFMADLESATEGEESNQGLFDDLLSGEPIFENKEVLRPSYTPHELPHRSDQINKMATILVAALRGETPSNILIYGKTGTGKTASAKFVSKELESTSQKYSVPCDVEYINCEVTDTQYRVLAQLANKFIEENEARIDDRIETLESMREALEESNDGTDEDDGADEDSVDGTDEDNVDWTNENSSETEAKASPALQDESFDSIADVDEEIASLEADREEFEEVPMTGWPTDRVYSVFFDAVDYSERVVVIMLDEIDKLVEKSGDDTLYNLSRMNSELVNSRVSIIGISNDLKFTDFLDPRVKSSLGEEEIVFPPYDANQLRDILQHRSEVAFKGDSLSTDVIPLCAAFAAQEHGDARRALDLLRTAGELAERSQAETIVEEHVRQAQDKIELDRVVEVVRTLPTQSKLVLFAIISLEKNGVHSINTGEVFNIYKRLCDEIDADILTQRRVTDLISELDMLGIVNAVVVSKGRYGRTKEISLSVPLEETEAVLISDSRLSDIDDVQPFVQARFEN